Proteins encoded in a region of the Candidatus Gracilibacteria bacterium genome:
- the trpD gene encoding anthranilate phosphoribosyltransferase, with the protein MTFTTHSLDYGLTEGRSVLPYQPAHEVFLRLYGYYSHKFFFESKDVSPIYGRFSLMGVDPALRLRGKNDGFEIEALNERGVFYLKAFQDRDFQPYVLLKRSKSKISGVIERSQEVFEESERSKQHNISVGIRVFLKRFSLKTKSFLGLYGAFSYDFVRQFETLPSLLPDNEVQDFDLFLYDTFVFFDLLKEKAELIAIRQKRSELAHVFSTLRKQILQTSPLPKPAYSISDEKFLYTQEEYQDLVKVAQQYAKEGELVEVVFSNVLKARFEGDPIGLYLRYREANPSPYLFYFDLGKDQLVGASPEMMVRVEDGKAQMRPISGTAKRGRDPIEDHENMLALLSDPKERAELDMLIDLGRNDLSRICEPGVTITDYRFVEKYSRVMHTVAHLSGKLKEGFTAFDALIACLNAGTLTGAPKVAAMTMIEKHEKERRGYYGGTVGYLTCSGEMDTGIIIRTAHIREGVLRFQVGATLLYRSVPEKEYQETLSKAQAFLDTFRPSGRGNFCEHFQGRGHEDHVSECPTPMRTKILPFRSAGDVPKDSRPTILMIDNFDSFTFNLVDYFKQLGCRVLVYRNTIDPKIIPALNPDAIVFSPGPSIPKNAGNMMKIIDQYHQRYPMLGVCLGLEAMVECFGGMLRLIDPPVHGEASQITHDGKTLFKDLPQGFMAGRYHSLVGDRIPDCFEISAKTQDLVMGIRHKMLPIEAVQFHPESVLSMKGTNGFLIMRNFLEGYVLKKLDRGCVVRQAHHDIGRPSCQKLVTLSLPKCDFKDDKNNNLFDFLKNSIAGKISLQEQEIFLREHHTISAHELAEAVRFLLKQMPEQPHLLGAIDVCGTGGSGLLRFNTSTLAAFVLATEGVAVAKHGNKAASGRCGSFDLLEAIGIPTDSPLSTLEKLYDMERLVFLFARRFHPVMKAFAEARKSVGCPTFFNLLGPLLSPANVQRQIIGTSSQENMQLLAETCRELGREHVYIVCGEDGLDEVTLTGKTFVTELKNGRIRSYTLTPQDFGIKPATFDAIRGGGLEENVKLFHAILKGKSRTRHADLVGVNAALALVLSGKAKSLKEGFRLAKAALSEGRVVETFERFKQRSTLAPLLLDIVYQKEKDVARRCQKRPLEIFKKGLSVSDRDFKSALEKSAEGGGRALIAEIKRKSPSRGALCSPGLDGIAQAQGYEHAGAQAISVVTDTPFFGGKLEDMAVIRHATRTIPLLCKDFILDEYQVYEARHFGANAILLIASILTTRQMKNLMTVAQSLGMDVLCEVHTEEELKKVLDLGADIVGVNHRNLHDFSMDKEVINRLAPLIPSNVFLVAESGIHSVEEVRALPKRAQAMLVGTALMTSENAAQKIMELRTASKPFLKICGIRLPKEALFCEKMGVEMIGLNFVPLSQRCISLLQARAIKKELKYTRCVGVFQNQSLAFVNRVAKELDLDFIQLAGDESITYVKKCCRPVLKTIALKTQKDLAQVSIFEPYVAVLMIDGPNPGSGHGFDFSLLKNFKLHCPYFLAGGIDSKNVKKYLSVFPKAAGIDTAGGVETAGCIDLKKIKTLSFLIHTF; encoded by the coding sequence ATGACATTTACCACTCACTCTCTCGATTATGGCCTTACGGAAGGACGATCCGTTCTCCCGTATCAACCGGCGCATGAAGTCTTTTTGCGTTTATATGGTTATTATTCTCATAAATTCTTTTTTGAATCCAAGGATGTTTCTCCTATTTATGGCCGTTTTAGTTTGATGGGAGTGGACCCGGCACTGCGATTGCGCGGGAAAAATGATGGGTTTGAAATTGAGGCGTTGAATGAACGCGGGGTGTTTTATTTGAAAGCTTTTCAGGATCGGGATTTTCAGCCGTATGTGTTGTTGAAGCGATCTAAAAGTAAAATTTCAGGAGTGATTGAGCGATCGCAGGAGGTTTTTGAGGAGTCGGAACGTTCCAAGCAACATAATATTTCGGTTGGGATTCGAGTTTTTTTGAAACGATTTTCCTTGAAAACCAAGAGCTTTCTAGGGCTTTATGGCGCTTTTAGTTATGATTTTGTTCGGCAATTTGAAACGCTTCCTTCCTTGCTCCCGGACAATGAGGTTCAGGATTTTGATTTATTTTTATACGATACGTTTGTATTTTTTGATTTATTGAAAGAAAAAGCCGAGCTCATCGCGATTCGGCAAAAGCGTTCGGAATTGGCTCATGTTTTTTCAACGCTTCGTAAACAAATTCTTCAAACTTCTCCTTTGCCCAAGCCGGCGTATTCGATTTCGGATGAAAAGTTTTTGTACACTCAAGAAGAATATCAAGACTTGGTAAAAGTGGCCCAACAGTATGCTAAAGAGGGGGAGTTGGTGGAAGTGGTTTTTTCCAATGTTTTGAAAGCGCGATTTGAAGGGGATCCTATTGGTCTTTATTTACGGTATCGGGAGGCGAATCCTTCGCCGTATCTTTTTTATTTTGATTTGGGAAAAGATCAATTGGTGGGCGCGTCTCCGGAAATGATGGTGCGCGTGGAAGATGGAAAAGCGCAAATGCGGCCGATTTCCGGAACGGCGAAGAGGGGGCGTGATCCCATTGAAGATCATGAAAACATGTTGGCGTTGTTGTCGGATCCCAAAGAACGGGCGGAACTCGATATGTTGATTGATTTGGGGCGGAATGATTTGAGTCGAATTTGTGAGCCCGGGGTTACGATCACGGATTATCGTTTTGTGGAAAAATATTCGCGAGTGATGCATACGGTGGCGCACCTTTCCGGGAAGTTAAAAGAGGGTTTTACCGCGTTTGATGCGTTGATTGCTTGTCTCAATGCCGGTACGTTAACCGGTGCGCCCAAAGTGGCGGCTATGACGATGATTGAAAAACATGAAAAAGAACGTCGCGGGTATTATGGCGGGACGGTCGGGTATCTCACGTGTTCCGGGGAAATGGATACGGGCATTATTATTCGCACCGCGCATATTCGAGAGGGGGTGTTGCGATTTCAGGTTGGAGCCACGCTGCTTTATCGTTCCGTGCCGGAAAAAGAGTATCAAGAAACATTGAGTAAGGCGCAGGCGTTCCTGGATACTTTTAGGCCGAGCGGGAGGGGAAATTTTTGTGAGCATTTTCAAGGAAGAGGGCACGAGGATCATGTATCCGAGTGTCCGACTCCCATGCGAACAAAAATTCTTCCCTTCCGTTCGGCCGGAGATGTTCCTAAAGATTCTCGTCCTACGATTTTAATGATTGATAATTTTGATTCCTTCACTTTTAATTTGGTGGATTATTTTAAGCAATTGGGGTGTCGGGTGTTGGTGTATCGCAACACGATTGATCCGAAGATTATTCCCGCGCTTAATCCGGATGCGATTGTTTTTTCCCCCGGGCCTTCGATTCCGAAAAATGCGGGGAATATGATGAAAATTATTGATCAATATCATCAACGCTATCCTATGTTGGGCGTGTGTTTGGGTTTGGAGGCGATGGTGGAGTGTTTTGGCGGTATGTTGCGATTGATCGATCCTCCGGTACATGGCGAAGCGTCTCAGATCACGCATGATGGCAAAACTTTGTTTAAGGATTTGCCGCAAGGATTTATGGCCGGTCGGTATCATTCGTTGGTTGGAGATCGGATTCCCGATTGTTTTGAGATCTCTGCAAAAACGCAGGATTTGGTGATGGGAATTCGACATAAAATGCTCCCGATTGAGGCGGTTCAATTTCATCCGGAATCGGTTTTGTCGATGAAGGGGACGAATGGATTTTTGATCATGAGGAATTTTTTGGAGGGGTATGTATTAAAAAAGCTTGATCGTGGATGTGTGGTTCGACAAGCTCACCACGACATTGGTAGGCCTTCATGCCAAAAACTTGTCACACTGAGCTTGCCGAAGTGTGATTTTAAGGATGATAAAAATAACAACCTTTTTGATTTTTTAAAAAATAGCATTGCGGGAAAAATTTCCCTTCAAGAACAAGAAATATTTTTGCGCGAACATCATACAATCTCGGCGCACGAATTGGCTGAGGCGGTGCGGTTTCTCTTGAAACAAATGCCTGAACAGCCGCATTTACTCGGAGCCATTGATGTGTGCGGAACCGGAGGATCTGGGCTTTTACGTTTTAATACATCGACTTTGGCCGCGTTTGTGTTGGCGACAGAGGGGGTTGCGGTGGCGAAACATGGGAATAAGGCCGCGAGCGGGCGATGCGGGAGTTTTGATCTATTGGAAGCGATTGGAATTCCGACGGATTCGCCATTGAGTACGTTGGAAAAATTGTATGACATGGAACGCCTGGTATTTTTGTTTGCGCGACGATTCCATCCTGTGATGAAAGCGTTTGCCGAAGCGCGAAAATCGGTGGGCTGTCCGACTTTTTTTAATCTGTTGGGGCCGTTGTTGAGTCCTGCGAATGTGCAACGACAAATCATTGGGACTTCGTCTCAAGAAAACATGCAACTTTTGGCTGAAACGTGTAGGGAATTGGGGCGAGAACATGTTTATATTGTGTGCGGAGAAGATGGCTTGGACGAGGTCACGCTCACGGGAAAAACGTTTGTGACCGAGCTTAAAAATGGGCGTATTCGATCGTATACGCTGACGCCTCAAGATTTTGGAATAAAGCCTGCGACCTTTGACGCGATTCGTGGAGGAGGATTGGAGGAAAATGTAAAACTTTTTCATGCGATTTTGAAAGGAAAATCGAGGACACGGCATGCGGATTTGGTGGGAGTGAATGCGGCGTTGGCGTTGGTGTTGAGCGGGAAAGCGAAATCTTTAAAAGAGGGTTTTCGTTTGGCAAAAGCGGCGTTGAGTGAAGGGCGTGTGGTGGAAACTTTTGAACGATTTAAGCAGCGCTCAACTTTGGCGCCTTTGCTTTTGGATATTGTGTATCAAAAAGAAAAAGATGTGGCACGTCGTTGTCAAAAAAGGCCGCTGGAGATTTTTAAAAAGGGATTGAGTGTTTCGGATCGTGATTTTAAAAGCGCATTAGAAAAAAGCGCGGAGGGAGGAGGTCGTGCGTTGATTGCGGAAATTAAACGAAAGTCTCCGAGTCGGGGCGCATTGTGTTCTCCCGGTTTGGACGGCATAGCACAAGCGCAGGGGTATGAGCATGCCGGGGCGCAAGCCATTTCCGTGGTTACGGATACGCCGTTTTTTGGCGGAAAACTTGAGGATATGGCTGTGATTCGACATGCGACTCGAACGATTCCACTTTTATGCAAAGATTTTATTCTTGATGAGTATCAAGTTTATGAAGCGCGTCATTTTGGGGCCAATGCGATTTTGCTCATTGCTTCCATTTTGACCACACGACAAATGAAAAATTTGATGACCGTGGCTCAGTCGTTGGGAATGGACGTGTTGTGTGAAGTGCATACCGAAGAAGAATTGAAAAAAGTGTTGGATTTGGGCGCAGATATTGTGGGCGTGAATCATCGTAATTTGCATGATTTTTCTATGGATAAGGAGGTCATAAATCGATTGGCGCCTTTGATCCCGTCGAATGTTTTTTTGGTGGCGGAAAGTGGAATCCATTCAGTTGAGGAGGTTCGCGCGCTTCCAAAACGAGCTCAAGCCATGTTGGTGGGAACCGCTTTAATGACGAGTGAAAATGCGGCGCAAAAAATTATGGAATTGAGAACTGCGTCCAAGCCATTTCTTAAAATTTGTGGAATTCGTTTGCCAAAAGAAGCCTTGTTTTGCGAGAAAATGGGAGTGGAAATGATTGGGCTTAATTTTGTTCCTTTGAGTCAACGTTGCATTTCCCTTTTACAGGCACGAGCCATAAAAAAAGAATTGAAATATACTCGATGTGTTGGGGTTTTTCAAAATCAATCTTTGGCATTTGTGAATCGGGTGGCAAAGGAACTTGATCTTGATTTTATTCAATTGGCGGGAGATGAATCAATTACCTACGTGAAAAAATGTTGTCGTCCGGTGTTGAAAACCATTGCTTTGAAAACGCAAAAAGATCTTGCACAAGTTTCGATATTTGAACCGTATGTGGCGGTTTTGATGATCGATGGTCCTAATCCCGGGAGTGGACACGGTTTTGATTTTTCTTTATTGAAAAATTTCAAATTACATTGTCCGTATTTTTTGGCCGGAGGCATCGATTCTAAAAACGTAAAAAAATATCTTTCAGTGTTTCCAAAAGCCGCGGGAATAGACACGGCCGGTGGAGTGGAAACCGCGGGTTGTATTGATTTGAAAAAAATTAAAACGCTTTCTTTTTTAATTCATACTTTTTAA
- a CDS encoding Trp family transcriptional regulator yields the protein MQRTFIKELAQVIVQIDDLKLAEDFLSAVLTRAELEEVARRLQIFKLLKQGIPQHQVSEKLKVGIETVSRGSRELKYGKPRFHAWWQPLSRGGGGFALS from the coding sequence ATGCAAAGAACTTTTATCAAAGAATTGGCGCAGGTCATTGTTCAAATCGATGATTTGAAATTGGCCGAAGATTTTCTTTCCGCGGTTTTGACTCGTGCGGAATTGGAGGAGGTTGCGCGTCGTCTTCAGATTTTTAAATTATTGAAGCAGGGGATTCCGCAACATCAGGTGTCAGAAAAGCTTAAGGTTGGAATTGAAACCGTGAGCCGCGGTTCTCGAGAACTTAAATACGGGAAACCTCGTTTTCATGCTTGGTGGCAACCTCTTTCGCGCGGATGAGGTGGTTTTGCATTAAGTTAA
- a CDS encoding 50S ribosomal protein L25 — MESVSLAVSKRDPSVKARDVRLGGMIPAECYGVGRDNVSIQMNYQDFRRAYKTAGNTTILDLKVGADLSVPVLVKDMQYDPISDEISHVDFIAVQMDKVLNARIPLEFVGVSLAIKDLGGVLVANLHELEVKCLPKDLVHSIKVDISPLVTFAETIHVKDLVVPTGLTVVSDAKLMVVTVSPPNEETAEDLAPAAQEAAAAAAAEAAGAPAAAAGAEGAAPAKGGKEEKKDDKKK; from the coding sequence ATGGAATCCGTTTCCCTTGCAGTTTCAAAGAGAGATCCGTCCGTTAAGGCGAGAGATGTTCGTCTTGGAGGAATGATCCCGGCCGAATGTTATGGAGTGGGACGGGATAATGTCTCGATTCAGATGAATTATCAGGATTTTCGTCGTGCGTACAAAACCGCGGGAAACACCACCATTCTTGATCTTAAGGTTGGGGCAGACTTGAGTGTTCCGGTTTTGGTTAAGGATATGCAATACGATCCGATTTCCGATGAAATTTCGCATGTGGATTTTATCGCGGTTCAAATGGATAAAGTTCTTAATGCCCGTATTCCTCTTGAATTTGTCGGAGTTTCGCTCGCAATTAAGGATTTGGGTGGAGTTTTAGTCGCCAACTTACATGAATTGGAGGTTAAATGTTTGCCTAAAGATTTGGTGCATTCCATTAAGGTGGATATTTCTCCCCTTGTGACCTTTGCGGAAACCATTCACGTGAAAGATTTGGTGGTTCCGACCGGTTTGACCGTGGTTTCGGATGCCAAGTTGATGGTGGTGACCGTGTCTCCTCCGAATGAAGAAACGGCTGAAGATCTTGCTCCGGCGGCTCAAGAAGCGGCGGCGGCTGCTGCTGCGGAAGCGGCGGGTGCTCCGGCTGCGGCAGCGGGTGCCGAAGGGGCTGCTCCTGCCAAGGGAGGGAAAGAAGAGAAGAAAGACGATAAGAAGAAGTAA
- a CDS encoding YbaB/EbfC family nucleoid-associated protein has translation MSMLGKMKDMYQLQKQAKEIKKKLKNIHIEAEENGVTVVLTAEQEMISVKISEEAMQNREKLEKSVMNAMQKALKKSQEIASANMKEVMGQMGMDLPGT, from the coding sequence ATGAGTATGCTCGGAAAAATGAAAGACATGTACCAACTTCAAAAACAAGCCAAAGAAATCAAAAAAAAGTTAAAAAACATTCACATTGAAGCCGAAGAAAACGGCGTAACCGTCGTTTTAACCGCGGAACAAGAAATGATTTCCGTGAAAATTTCGGAAGAAGCCATGCAAAATCGAGAAAAACTCGAAAAATCCGTCATGAACGCCATGCAAAAAGCCCTTAAAAAATCTCAAGAAATCGCCTCCGCCAATATGAAAGAAGTCATGGGACAAATGGGCATGGATTTGCCGGGCACGTAG
- the mltG gene encoding endolytic transglycosylase MltG — MRHPSLKIYVIIVLIAAGILLGIKGVPAYYGTWLNTPSDASNTENFVFDIQPGDSGKTVTENLKQENLISNGFFFYWYLRHENLGNEIQSGRFVLSPSMTPMEIVNNITSGKGQMALTIPEGWTIQAIDERLVDMGLIQSGEFTTAVQDYQIYLNDTDFYVFPYPWLLQNEGSLVASFEGYLFPETYYINPSTFTCKEMITRLLDTFEAKFLSPENLEKITASGRSLNDIVIMASIVEREAFLDGDRPIIAGILWKRLDSDWALGADATLIYALEPDQSLEENLDLNSPYNTRQYKGLPPTAISNPGLASLEAALNPEASDYWFYLNDQETGQAHYGTTLEEHNQNIQEWLR, encoded by the coding sequence ATGCGCCATCCCTCTCTCAAAATCTACGTCATCATCGTCCTTATCGCCGCCGGAATCCTCTTGGGCATTAAAGGCGTCCCCGCTTATTATGGCACTTGGCTCAACACCCCATCCGACGCTTCAAATACGGAAAATTTTGTTTTCGACATTCAACCCGGAGACTCGGGAAAAACCGTGACCGAAAACCTCAAACAAGAAAATCTCATTTCAAACGGTTTCTTTTTTTACTGGTATCTCCGTCACGAAAACTTGGGAAACGAAATTCAATCCGGACGCTTTGTTCTTTCCCCTTCCATGACCCCCATGGAAATCGTAAACAACATCACCAGTGGAAAAGGCCAAATGGCGCTCACCATTCCCGAAGGATGGACCATTCAAGCCATCGATGAACGGCTCGTAGACATGGGGCTCATTCAATCCGGAGAATTCACCACCGCAGTCCAAGATTATCAAATCTATCTTAATGACACCGATTTTTACGTATTTCCCTATCCATGGCTCTTGCAAAACGAGGGAAGCCTCGTCGCTTCATTTGAAGGATATCTTTTCCCGGAAACCTATTATATCAATCCTTCAACTTTCACATGTAAAGAAATGATCACTCGACTCTTAGACACCTTTGAAGCCAAATTTCTTTCTCCTGAAAATCTTGAAAAAATCACGGCCAGTGGCCGATCTCTCAATGACATTGTGATCATGGCATCGATTGTGGAACGCGAGGCTTTTCTCGATGGAGACCGCCCGATCATTGCCGGTATTTTATGGAAAAGACTCGACAGCGACTGGGCCTTGGGCGCGGACGCCACTTTAATTTATGCCTTAGAGCCCGATCAATCGCTCGAAGAAAACCTCGATCTCAATTCCCCTTATAACACTCGACAATACAAAGGCCTCCCCCCGACCGCCATCAGTAATCCGGGTCTCGCCTCCCTCGAAGCCGCACTCAATCCCGAGGCCAGCGATTATTGGTTTTACCTCAATGATCAAGAAACCGGCCAAGCCCATTACGGAACCACGCTCGAAGAACACAACCAAAACATCCAAGAATGGTTAAGGTAA